The following coding sequences lie in one Flavobacteriales bacterium genomic window:
- a CDS encoding TonB-dependent receptor: MKSIKIASLFLLILLLKSGFSQKISGKVFEEIREESKNRQESIPGANVYWQNVQGGTVTDVDGNFEIDAPTNFPATLIISYVGYQTDSIVVKKIENSLKIKLKKDIQLAVFEIAEREKTSSVSLVSPIHVETLSSKELTKAACCNISESFETNASVDVNFTDAVSGTKKIQMLGLDGYYTQIQIENMPFVRGLSSAYGLTFVPGTWAQSIQIKKGAGSVINGYESIIGQINIELQKPEESDRFFVNGYINMFGRAELNVHAAQKLNTKWSNMQFVHVSNQSPQLDNNNDSFLDNPIKTQYNIFNRWKYSGEKRESQIGIRGVYEDLKAGQFKITDVQNPFKINVETKQLELFSKNGFLFPKQPYKSIGVISTVRYHEHNSNYGLKKYNAIQKSGYLNTIYQTIIGNTDNTIRMGGSLVFDDFQNNFNDSLFSREEVVPGIFTEFSLVKDKTSLVVGLRYDYHNLYGDYITPRVHYKYNLTELTALRFSLGRGYRTANPLIESASVMSSSRRVVLATNLKPEVAWNYGTSLTHKFTALKKDMTLDFDYYFTDFENQVVVDVENPREVAFYNLTGKSYSHSFQAEYSINLTKQIEFKTAYKFYEIKTDYRAGLRDKPLVPKHRVLANVAYFTNFDKWKFDATMQWFGVSRLPSTTANLPENQLKNVSNAFITINTQVTRAFRKFEVYLGVENVTDFKQSSPIIASNQPFGSEFDASMIWGPINGRMVYTGFRYNIK, encoded by the coding sequence ATGAAATCAATTAAAATAGCAAGTTTATTTCTGCTGATTTTGCTCTTAAAAAGCGGTTTTTCGCAAAAAATATCGGGTAAGGTTTTTGAAGAAATAAGGGAAGAATCAAAAAATAGACAAGAATCTATACCAGGGGCAAATGTGTATTGGCAAAATGTACAAGGAGGAACTGTTACTGATGTAGACGGTAATTTTGAGATAGATGCTCCAACTAATTTTCCAGCCACATTAATCATCAGTTATGTTGGTTATCAGACCGATTCGATTGTGGTAAAAAAAATTGAGAATAGTCTCAAGATAAAACTAAAAAAAGATATCCAATTAGCCGTTTTTGAAATCGCTGAACGTGAAAAAACAAGTTCAGTAAGTTTAGTTTCGCCCATTCATGTCGAAACACTTTCTTCAAAAGAATTAACCAAAGCAGCGTGTTGTAATATTTCGGAAAGCTTTGAAACCAATGCTTCTGTAGATGTTAATTTTACTGATGCCGTATCAGGAACCAAAAAAATTCAGATGCTAGGTTTGGATGGTTATTATACTCAAATTCAAATTGAAAACATGCCGTTTGTACGAGGGTTGTCGTCGGCATATGGATTAACGTTTGTACCAGGAACTTGGGCTCAATCTATCCAAATTAAAAAAGGAGCAGGTTCTGTGATAAATGGTTATGAATCTATTATTGGTCAAATAAACATAGAACTACAAAAGCCTGAAGAATCGGATCGTTTTTTTGTGAATGGTTACATAAACATGTTTGGGAGAGCTGAATTAAATGTTCATGCTGCTCAAAAATTGAATACAAAATGGAGCAATATGCAGTTTGTTCATGTGAGTAACCAATCTCCTCAATTAGACAATAACAACGATAGCTTTTTGGATAATCCAATAAAAACACAATACAATATTTTTAATAGATGGAAATATAGCGGAGAAAAACGTGAGTCACAAATTGGAATTAGAGGGGTTTATGAAGATTTAAAGGCTGGACAATTTAAAATTACTGATGTTCAAAATCCGTTTAAAATAAATGTAGAAACCAAACAGTTGGAATTGTTTTCTAAAAATGGTTTTTTGTTCCCTAAACAGCCATATAAAAGCATAGGTGTAATATCTACTGTTCGATATCATGAACACAATTCTAATTATGGGTTAAAGAAATATAATGCTATTCAAAAAAGTGGGTATTTAAACACGATTTATCAAACTATTATTGGAAATACCGACAACACCATTCGAATGGGAGGAAGTTTGGTTTTTGATGATTTTCAGAACAACTTTAACGATTCGTTGTTTAGCAGAGAAGAAGTGGTTCCGGGTATTTTTACGGAGTTTAGTTTGGTTAAAGACAAAACTTCGTTAGTTGTGGGGTTGCGTTACGATTATCATAATTTATATGGTGATTATATTACGCCAAGGGTTCATTACAAATACAATTTAACTGAACTAACTGCTTTAAGGTTTTCGTTAGGGAGAGGTTATCGAACAGCTAACCCATTAATAGAAAGTGCATCGGTAATGTCGAGTTCAAGAAGAGTTGTTTTAGCTACAAATTTAAAACCAGAAGTTGCTTGGAATTATGGAACGAGTTTAACGCATAAGTTTACTGCTCTAAAAAAGGACATGACACTTGATTTTGATTATTATTTCACTGATTTTGAAAATCAGGTAGTAGTTGATGTTGAAAACCCTAGAGAGGTTGCTTTTTATAATTTAACTGGTAAATCATATTCTCACAGTTTTCAAGCAGAATATAGTATTAATTTAACCAAACAAATTGAGTTTAAAACGGCTTACAAGTTTTACGAAATTAAAACTGATTATAGAGCAGGATTAAGGGATAAACCACTTGTTCCAAAACATAGGGTTTTAGCCAATGTTGCCTATTTTACTAATTTCGATAAGTGGAAATTTGATGCTACTATGCAATGGTTTGGAGTGAGTCGACTACCTTCAACAACAGCTAATTTACCCGAAAATCAGCTAAAGAATGTTTCTAACGCATTTATAACCATAAATACTCAAGTAACCAGAGCGTTTAGAAAGTTTGAAGTGTATTTAGGGGTAGAAAATGTAACCGATTTTAAACAGTCATCACCTATCATTGCTTCAAATCAACCATTTGGTTCGGAATTTGATGCTTCAATGATATGGGGTCCGATTAACGGACGGATGGTTTATACCGGATTTAGATATAATATAAAATAG
- a CDS encoding heavy-metal-associated domain-containing protein translates to MKNVIQSILVLVIMSTTAFAQKANDLEKISIKTSAQCEMCKQTIEKAMAYEKGVKTFNLDVATATLTVEYVAKKTSAEKIREAVSKVGYDADDVPADEKAYNNLPDCCKKGGH, encoded by the coding sequence ATGAAAAATGTAATTCAATCAATTCTTGTACTTGTAATAATGAGTACTACTGCTTTTGCTCAAAAAGCAAATGATTTAGAAAAAATAAGCATTAAAACTTCGGCTCAATGCGAAATGTGTAAACAAACCATAGAAAAAGCAATGGCTTACGAAAAAGGAGTTAAAACTTTTAATCTTGATGTTGCAACGGCTACTTTAACTGTGGAGTATGTAGCTAAAAAAACTTCGGCAGAAAAAATTAGAGAAGCAGTAAGTAAAGTTGGTTACGATGCAGATGATGTTCCAGCAGATGAAAAGGCTTATAATAACTTGCCCGATTGCTGTAAAAAGGGAGGTCATTAA
- a CDS encoding 1-deoxy-D-xylulose-5-phosphate synthase → MTSYKAGKLLEQVNLPTDLREKITEDELQQFCEELRDFIIDVVSKKGGHFGASLGVVELTVALHYVFNTPYDKLVWDVGHQAYGHKILTGRREQFHTNRIYKGISGFPKPSESEYDSFAVGHSSTSISAALGMAVASRQQNEDRQHVAIIGDGSMTAGLAFEGLNHGGVENTNLLVVLNDNCMAIDPNVGALKEYLTDITTSHTYNKVKDEVWNLLGLVSKFGPNAQAIAQKIENGIKSTLLKQSNLFESLNFRYFGPIDGHDVNHMVKVLNDLKDIPGPKILHCITEKGKGYKPAEDGDSTQWHAPGIFNKETGEIIKITPKNPEPPKFQDVFGHTIVELAEKNEKIVGVTPAMPSGCSLNIMMKAMPDRAFDVGIAEQHAVTFSAGMAAQGLIPFCNIYSSFMQRAYDQVIHDVALQKLHVVFCLDRGGLVGADGATHHGAYDLAYFRCIPNMIVSAPLNEEDLRDLMYTAQAENHGPFSIRYPRGNGSMVDWKTPFKKIKIGEGKRLKNGNDVAILSIGAIGTEAINAIEVLEKDGLSIAHYDMRFVKPIDELLLHEVFAKFDKVITLEDGCVMGGMGSAVLEFMADNNYKATVKRLGVPDKFIEHGTQNELYNECFYNVDAIVKTVKSMVQQSLNKALA, encoded by the coding sequence ATGACGTCTTATAAGGCAGGGAAACTTTTAGAGCAGGTTAATTTACCTACAGATTTACGTGAGAAAATCACTGAAGATGAATTGCAACAGTTTTGTGAAGAACTACGCGATTTTATTATTGATGTAGTTTCAAAAAAGGGAGGTCATTTTGGAGCAAGTTTAGGAGTTGTAGAGCTTACGGTTGCACTTCATTATGTTTTTAATACTCCATACGATAAGCTGGTATGGGATGTTGGGCATCAAGCATATGGACATAAAATTTTAACAGGAAGAAGAGAACAATTTCATACCAACAGAATTTATAAAGGGATTAGTGGTTTCCCAAAACCATCTGAAAGTGAATACGATTCTTTTGCCGTTGGACATTCTTCAACCTCAATTTCTGCTGCTTTAGGAATGGCTGTTGCTTCTCGTCAACAAAATGAAGATAGACAACATGTTGCCATTATTGGAGATGGCTCAATGACTGCAGGTTTAGCATTTGAAGGATTAAATCATGGTGGTGTTGAAAATACCAATTTGTTGGTGGTGTTGAATGATAATTGCATGGCTATTGACCCAAATGTTGGGGCTTTAAAAGAATATTTAACTGATATCACTACATCACATACTTACAATAAAGTAAAAGATGAGGTATGGAATTTGTTGGGATTGGTGAGTAAATTTGGACCAAATGCTCAAGCGATTGCACAAAAAATCGAAAATGGAATAAAATCTACCTTGTTAAAACAAAGTAATTTATTCGAATCGTTAAACTTTAGGTATTTCGGTCCAATAGATGGACATGATGTAAATCACATGGTAAAAGTCCTAAACGATTTAAAAGACATTCCTGGGCCAAAAATTCTACATTGTATCACCGAAAAAGGAAAGGGTTACAAGCCTGCCGAAGATGGAGATTCCACACAATGGCATGCACCAGGTATTTTTAATAAAGAAACAGGTGAGATTATAAAAATTACGCCAAAAAATCCCGAGCCTCCTAAATTTCAGGATGTGTTTGGACATACCATTGTTGAATTAGCTGAGAAAAACGAAAAAATTGTTGGAGTAACTCCTGCAATGCCTTCGGGTTGTTCGTTAAATATTATGATGAAAGCCATGCCTGACAGAGCTTTTGATGTTGGTATTGCTGAGCAACACGCTGTAACTTTTTCTGCTGGAATGGCTGCTCAAGGTTTGATTCCTTTTTGCAACATTTACTCATCGTTTATGCAACGAGCGTACGACCAAGTTATACACGATGTGGCATTGCAAAAATTACATGTGGTATTTTGTTTAGATAGAGGGGGATTGGTTGGTGCTGATGGAGCAACACATCATGGAGCTTATGATTTGGCGTATTTTAGATGTATCCCAAACATGATAGTTTCTGCTCCACTCAATGAAGAAGATTTGAGAGATTTAATGTATACTGCTCAGGCTGAAAATCATGGTCCTTTTTCTATTCGTTATCCGCGAGGAAATGGTTCAATGGTGGATTGGAAAACGCCTTTTAAGAAAATTAAAATTGGGGAAGGAAAGCGTCTGAAAAATGGAAATGATGTGGCAATACTTTCGATTGGAGCAATAGGTACAGAAGCAATAAATGCAATTGAGGTGTTAGAAAAAGACGGGTTGAGTATCGCTCATTACGATATGCGTTTTGTAAAACCTATTGATGAATTGTTGTTACACGAAGTATTTGCCAAATTTGATAAAGTTATTACGCTTGAAGATGGATGTGTAATGGGTGGAATGGGTAGTGCAGTATTGGAATTTATGGCAGACAACAATTATAAAGCTACAGTGAAACGCCTGGGTGTGCCCGATAAATTTATAGAGCATGGTACTCAAAACGAATTGTACAACGAATGTTTTTATAATGTTGATGCGATTGTAAAAACGGTAAAGTCGATGGTGCAACAATCACTAAACAAGGCTTTAGCATAA
- a CDS encoding bifunctional 3-deoxy-7-phosphoheptulonate synthase/chorismate mutase type II — translation MSKINLNIQDKNTWLTKTKPCVISGPCSVESPEQVLKTAQLVAESGKVSVLRGGIWKPRTRPNAFEGVGSVGLKWLKDAGLAVGLPVATEVANAQHVEECLKNNIDILWIGARTTVNPFSVQEIADALKGVDISVLIKNPINPDLNLWIGAIERINAVGITKIAAIHRGFSSFDKNTYRNAPMWELPIELKMLCPDLPMLCDPSHIAGDKMLIQGVAQKALDMEMDGLMIETHHNPTIAKSDAEQQLTPAELLLLLNNLTVREKLCQNQELISHIEQLRVVIDELDEELINKFASRMAIIEKIGVYKKENNITILQLDRWEKILNNRTFLAEKVGLSHDFIRKMLELIHDESIRIQTKVMNNVDK, via the coding sequence GTGTCGAAAATCAATTTAAATATACAAGATAAAAATACGTGGCTGACTAAAACAAAGCCATGTGTTATTTCTGGTCCTTGTAGTGTAGAAAGTCCTGAACAAGTTTTAAAAACAGCACAATTAGTTGCCGAAAGTGGCAAAGTTTCTGTCTTACGTGGAGGAATTTGGAAGCCACGAACACGACCAAATGCGTTCGAAGGAGTTGGAAGTGTTGGCTTAAAATGGCTAAAAGATGCTGGTTTGGCTGTTGGATTACCAGTAGCAACTGAAGTTGCCAATGCTCAACACGTAGAAGAATGTTTGAAAAATAACATTGATATTTTGTGGATTGGTGCTCGAACAACTGTTAACCCATTTTCAGTGCAGGAAATTGCTGATGCCTTAAAAGGTGTGGATATTTCTGTTTTAATTAAAAACCCGATAAACCCCGATTTAAATTTGTGGATCGGAGCTATTGAACGTATTAATGCCGTTGGAATTACAAAAATAGCAGCTATTCATAGAGGTTTTTCTTCATTTGATAAAAACACTTACCGCAATGCTCCTATGTGGGAATTACCCATAGAATTAAAAATGCTTTGTCCTGATTTGCCTATGTTGTGCGACCCTAGCCATATTGCGGGCGATAAAATGTTGATTCAGGGAGTTGCTCAAAAAGCGTTAGACATGGAAATGGATGGGTTAATGATTGAAACACATCACAATCCTACTATTGCAAAAAGCGATGCCGAACAACAATTGACTCCAGCAGAACTCTTGTTGTTGTTAAACAACTTAACGGTACGAGAAAAGCTTTGCCAAAACCAAGAATTGATTTCGCACATTGAACAATTACGAGTGGTTATTGATGAGTTAGATGAAGAATTGATTAATAAATTTGCCTCACGAATGGCAATTATTGAAAAAATTGGAGTCTATAAAAAAGAGAACAATATTACGATACTTCAATTGGATCGTTGGGAGAAAATTTTAAACAACCGAACTTTTTTAGCCGAAAAAGTAGGGCTGAGCCACGATTTTATTCGAAAAATGCTTGAACTAATACACGACGAAAGCATACGAATTCAAACAAAGGTGATGAATAATGTAGATAAGTAG
- the fdhD gene encoding formate dehydrogenase accessory sulfurtransferase FdhD codes for MAFDNYQAKKFTTTKTIMVNDNLTVEQPLQICINNEPFTVTMRTPGNDEQLITGLLYSEDIYRNTLQHLNITLKEEENTSIANVTVDEKLLGKGYLNSRNFLSVSSCGICGKKELDELVQHHDKIPEYTISHATLTSMFEQMKKGQHTFLQSGGSHAAAAFNKNGELLSIMEDIGRHNAVDKVIGDLIIADNLKQACCIVVSGRISYEIVIKSFAAKIGILAAVSAPSTLAVDFAKELGITLLGFCRGDNATCYSHTERIG; via the coding sequence ATGGCGTTCGATAATTACCAAGCTAAAAAATTTACCACCACCAAAACCATTATGGTGAACGATAATTTGACCGTTGAACAACCATTACAAATCTGCATCAACAACGAACCCTTTACCGTTACCATGCGAACGCCAGGCAACGATGAGCAACTCATTACTGGTTTATTGTACTCTGAAGACATTTATAGAAATACCCTGCAACATCTTAACATTACGCTTAAAGAGGAAGAAAATACCTCTATTGCAAATGTTACAGTCGATGAAAAATTATTAGGAAAAGGTTATTTAAACAGCAGGAATTTTTTATCGGTTTCGTCGTGCGGAATTTGTGGTAAAAAAGAATTGGACGAGTTGGTGCAACACCACGATAAAATTCCTGAATACACCATTTCTCATGCAACTTTAACCAGTATGTTTGAGCAAATGAAAAAAGGGCAACATACTTTTTTACAATCAGGTGGCTCACACGCTGCGGCAGCTTTTAATAAAAATGGAGAGTTACTTTCCATTATGGAAGATATAGGCAGACACAATGCTGTGGATAAGGTTATTGGAGACCTTATTATTGCAGACAACTTAAAGCAAGCTTGTTGCATTGTAGTAAGTGGAAGAATATCGTACGAAATTGTAATTAAGTCCTTTGCTGCAAAAATTGGCATTTTAGCCGCAGTTTCTGCACCTTCTACCCTAGCGGTAGATTTCGCCAAAGAATTAGGCATTACCTTGTTAGGTTTTTGTAGAGGTGATAATGCCACTTGTTATTCGCATACTGAAAGGATTGGATAA
- a CDS encoding methyltransferase, which produces MSDVFQFKHFAIKQNLCAMKVGTDGVLLGAWTKAPTGNVLDIGCGSGLISLMIAQRNPNTQIDAIDVDQNAFLQTTENIANSEWKHSIKSHHTTLQNFTTDKKYQLIVSNPPFFVNATKSANNSKNIARHTDELSFNDLLHHVSKLLEKEGVFSVVLPIIEEVEFCKIASVHELFLNRICYVKPNLQKEPKRILMEFSLTNTPVIMESVTIETEKRHHYTEEYRNLTQDFYLHF; this is translated from the coding sequence ATGTCTGATGTTTTCCAATTTAAACATTTTGCTATAAAACAAAACTTATGTGCCATGAAAGTTGGTACAGATGGCGTATTATTAGGTGCTTGGACTAAAGCACCAACTGGGAATGTACTAGACATCGGTTGTGGCTCTGGTTTAATTAGTTTAATGATAGCTCAACGCAACCCAAATACCCAAATTGATGCAATAGATGTTGACCAAAACGCTTTTTTGCAAACAACCGAAAACATTGCAAATTCAGAATGGAAACACTCCATAAAATCGCATCACACGACCTTACAAAACTTTACAACGGATAAAAAATACCAGCTTATCGTTTCCAACCCACCATTTTTTGTAAATGCTACAAAATCAGCAAACAACTCAAAAAACATTGCCAGACATACTGATGAATTATCGTTTAACGATTTGCTTCATCATGTTTCTAAACTACTCGAAAAAGAGGGCGTTTTTAGTGTTGTTTTACCTATTATAGAAGAAGTTGAATTTTGCAAAATAGCTTCAGTACATGAGTTATTTTTAAACAGAATTTGTTACGTAAAACCTAATTTACAAAAAGAACCGAAACGAATTTTAATGGAATTCTCGTTAACCAACACACCTGTTATTATGGAATCTGTTACTATAGAAACAGAAAAAAGACACCATTACACCGAAGAATATCGTAATTTAACCCAAGATTTTTATTTGCATTTTTAA
- the rimM gene encoding 16S rRNA processing protein RimM: MKIEECFYLGYTSKVHAKHGELIAKLDVDNPNKYNKLESVLIRLNKNDNSLIPFFITSAQVLNNGTVKLKIEDVNDVEHAQTLVGKELFLPLTKLPKLTGNQFYYHEIIDFEAIDAEKGNIGKVFNVMELPQQSVLEIKHSSGKEILIPITDDVVKKVDRSAKTIEINAPEGLIDIYLD, encoded by the coding sequence ATGAAAATTGAAGAGTGCTTTTATTTAGGTTACACTTCTAAAGTTCATGCTAAACACGGAGAACTCATCGCCAAGCTTGATGTAGACAATCCGAATAAATACAATAAATTGGAATCAGTGTTGATTCGTTTAAACAAAAACGATAATTCACTGATTCCTTTTTTTATTACCTCTGCCCAAGTTTTAAACAATGGCACTGTTAAACTAAAAATTGAAGATGTTAACGATGTAGAACATGCTCAAACTTTAGTTGGTAAAGAGTTGTTTTTACCCCTAACCAAATTGCCAAAACTTACAGGTAACCAGTTTTATTATCACGAAATAATTGATTTTGAAGCTATTGATGCTGAAAAAGGAAATATTGGAAAAGTTTTCAATGTGATGGAATTACCTCAACAATCGGTATTGGAGATAAAACACTCATCGGGCAAAGAAATTTTAATACCGATTACCGACGATGTGGTAAAAAAAGTTGATCGCAGTGCCAAAACAATAGAAATTAATGCACCAGAGGGTCTGATTGACATTTATTTAGACTAA
- a CDS encoding 30S ribosomal protein S16, translated as MPTKIRLQRFGKKGYAFFHVVVADSRAPRDGKFIEKLGTYNPNNNPATIDINFERSLHWVKTGAQPTDTCKALLSYKGVIYKNHLDKGVVKGALTQEQADKKFAAWLSEKEGKIDGKKAGLSKAAQDAEKARMAAEKAANEKKAAEILAKNTPVVEEVVAEEAPTAEVTEEAAPEVVAEATPETEAPAEEEKTEE; from the coding sequence ATGCCTACAAAAATTAGATTACAAAGATTTGGTAAAAAAGGTTATGCTTTTTTCCATGTTGTTGTAGCTGATAGTCGTGCCCCACGAGATGGGAAGTTTATTGAGAAATTAGGCACGTACAATCCAAACAACAACCCAGCAACAATTGACATAAACTTTGAAAGAAGTTTACACTGGGTTAAAACCGGTGCTCAACCTACCGACACTTGTAAAGCACTTCTTTCTTATAAAGGAGTTATTTACAAAAACCACCTTGATAAAGGTGTTGTTAAAGGTGCTTTAACACAAGAGCAAGCTGACAAAAAATTTGCTGCTTGGTTAAGTGAAAAAGAAGGTAAAATTGACGGTAAAAAAGCTGGTTTAAGCAAAGCTGCTCAAGATGCTGAAAAAGCAAGAATGGCTGCTGAGAAAGCTGCGAACGAGAAGAAAGCTGCTGAAATTTTAGCTAAAAACACTCCAGTTGTAGAAGAGGTAGTTGCTGAAGAAGCTCCTACTGCTGAAGTTACTGAAGAAGCTGCTCCAGAAGTAGTTGCTGAAGCTACTCCAGAAACTGAAGCTCCTGCTGAAGAAGAAAAAACAGAAGAATAA
- a CDS encoding DUF59 domain-containing protein — protein sequence MEKISKQDVEQQIIETLKTVYDPEIPVDVYEMGLIYEINIDDDFNAEIIMTLTSPSCPVAETLPEEVRQKTEALWSVKSATVTLAWEPPWTKDMMSEEAKFELGFM from the coding sequence ATGGAGAAAATCTCCAAACAAGATGTAGAGCAACAAATCATCGAAACATTAAAAACGGTTTACGACCCTGAAATTCCTGTTGATGTTTATGAAATGGGATTGATTTATGAAATTAACATCGACGATGATTTTAATGCTGAAATTATCATGACTTTAACTTCTCCATCGTGCCCAGTTGCAGAAACATTGCCAGAAGAAGTACGCCAAAAAACCGAAGCCTTATGGAGCGTAAAGTCAGCAACAGTAACACTAGCATGGGAACCGCCTTGGACAAAAGACATGATGAGTGAAGAAGCCAAATTTGAGTTGGGCTTCATGTGA
- a CDS encoding four helix bundle protein — protein sequence MGFNFEKLVVWQEAVELTGKIHNLTLTFPKEELYVLNSQIKRAADSIALNIAEGSTGQSKKEFNRFLGFALRSGIEIISCLYVAKRRSLINDDIFKEYYKITEQLIIKIQALRKSLRED from the coding sequence ATGGGATTTAATTTTGAGAAATTAGTCGTTTGGCAAGAAGCAGTTGAATTAACGGGAAAGATTCATAATTTAACATTAACTTTTCCTAAAGAAGAACTTTATGTCTTAAACAGTCAAATAAAAAGGGCGGCTGACTCTATAGCTTTAAATATTGCAGAAGGCTCAACCGGACAATCAAAAAAAGAATTTAACCGTTTTTTAGGCTTTGCTTTACGCTCTGGAATTGAAATCATTTCCTGTTTATATGTTGCAAAAAGAAGGTCTCTAATTAATGACGATATCTTTAAAGAATATTACAAAATAACCGAACAACTTATTATAAAAATTCAAGCATTAAGAAAAAGTTTACGCGAAGACTAA
- a CDS encoding SufE family protein: MTIKEKQEEIVEEFALFDEWMDKYEHIIELGKDLPLIDDKYKVDENLIKGCQSRVWLHAEYTDGIINFTADSDAIITKGIVGLVIRVFSGHTPKEIAETDLFFIDQIGLQEHLSPTRSNGLLAMLKQIKMYAIVFSSQSNS; this comes from the coding sequence ATGACAATAAAAGAGAAACAAGAAGAAATAGTCGAAGAATTTGCTTTGTTTGATGAGTGGATGGACAAGTATGAGCACATCATTGAATTAGGAAAAGATTTACCCTTAATTGATGACAAATACAAAGTTGACGAAAATTTAATAAAAGGTTGTCAAAGTAGAGTGTGGTTGCATGCCGAATATACAGATGGTATAATTAATTTTACAGCAGATAGCGATGCCATCATTACTAAAGGGATAGTAGGTTTAGTAATCAGGGTTTTTTCAGGTCATACACCTAAAGAAATTGCTGAAACTGACTTGTTTTTTATCGACCAAATTGGATTACAAGAACATCTATCTCCAACAAGAAGCAATGGTCTTTTAGCCATGTTAAAACAAATAAAAATGTACGCTATAGTTTTTAGTTCACAGTCCAACAGTTGA
- a CDS encoding cysteine desulfurase, giving the protein MLDIEKIRADFPILHREVNGKSLVYLDNGATSQKPKLVIDAINKYYTFENSNIHRGIHTLSQEATNAYEIARKKLQHFINAEHEHEVIFTKGTTDSINLIASSFGKKHLKKGDEIIISTMEHHSNIVPWQMICEEKGAILKVIPINEKGEIIFEEFTKLISNKTRMVAVTHVSNTLGTVNPIKEIINYVRQHAPLSGEMEGAFILIDGAQAVPHTKVDVQALNCDFYVFSGHKMFGPTGVGILYGKESLLNDLPPYQGGGDMIKTVTFEKTTYNELPHKFEAGTPNIVGGIGLGVAVDYMNAIGIDKIEAYEHELLTYATEQIKQIVGVRIIGEATKKASVLSFVVEGTHPSDIGMIIDKLGIAIRTGHHCTEPLMNRFNIPGTARASFAFYNTFEEIDIFIAALNRAIKMLR; this is encoded by the coding sequence ATATTAGACATTGAAAAAATCCGAGCAGATTTTCCTATTCTCCATCGAGAAGTAAACGGAAAATCTCTAGTCTACCTGGATAATGGAGCTACTTCACAAAAACCGAAATTGGTTATTGATGCTATAAATAAGTATTACACTTTTGAAAACAGCAACATACATCGAGGCATTCACACATTAAGCCAAGAAGCAACAAATGCCTACGAAATTGCTCGAAAAAAACTACAACATTTTATTAATGCAGAACACGAACACGAAGTCATTTTTACAAAAGGAACTACCGACAGCATTAATTTAATCGCGTCAAGTTTTGGAAAAAAACACTTAAAAAAAGGAGACGAAATTATCATCTCAACCATGGAACACCATTCAAACATTGTTCCTTGGCAAATGATTTGTGAAGAAAAAGGGGCTATTTTAAAGGTGATTCCAATCAACGAAAAAGGCGAAATTATTTTTGAGGAATTTACCAAGTTGATTTCCAACAAAACTCGAATGGTAGCTGTAACCCATGTATCTAACACTTTAGGAACGGTTAATCCAATAAAAGAGATTATCAACTATGTTCGTCAACACGCTCCCCTTTCGGGGGAGATGGAGGGGGCTTTTATCTTGATTGATGGCGCTCAAGCTGTCCCTCATACAAAAGTAGATGTTCAAGCATTAAATTGTGATTTCTATGTGTTTTCTGGACACAAAATGTTTGGTCCAACCGGAGTTGGAATTTTATATGGCAAAGAAAGTTTGTTAAACGACCTACCTCCATACCAAGGTGGTGGAGATATGATCAAAACCGTAACATTTGAAAAAACGACTTACAACGAACTGCCTCATAAGTTTGAAGCTGGAACGCCAAATATTGTTGGTGGAATTGGTTTAGGTGTAGCCGTAGATTATATGAATGCTATCGGTATTGATAAAATTGAAGCATACGAACACGAATTATTGACTTATGCTACCGAACAAATTAAACAAATAGTAGGCGTTCGAATCATTGGCGAAGCAACAAAAAAAGCAAGTGTACTTTCATTTGTTGTTGAGGGGACTCATCCATCAGACATCGGAATGATAATCGACAAATTAGGCATAGCCATAAGAACTGGACATCATTGCACTGAACCTTTAATGAATCGGTTTAATATTCCTGGTACAGCTAGGGCATCTTTTGCTTTTTACAATACTTTTGAAGAAATAGATATATTTATTGCTGCATTAAACAGAGCAATAAAGATGTTAAGATAG